The DNA segment CGTAGAGGTTAAGTATCAGCGCTTGGGGATTTTCACGCCCAGGGATGCAGCCGAGTCTATCGACATAATATGCTTTGGTTTGGGCAATATCAGTCACGGGAAAAGCTAGATGAAATAAAGTTTGGTTCATAGCTATGTTATGGAAATGGTTGATTTATCCGTAGTGGCTTGGCAAGCTTAAAATGAGGCATTAGCCAAAATCCCTATCATCGGCGTTTTGTTACCTCTAAACTAATGCACTGAGAATTGTTGACGGTGCGTTGCGCTACGCGACAACACACCCTACATGAGTGGGAAATATTAGCACCGATTTACCACAGTTCTTCATAATTTCAGCTTAAGTCCTATAAAGATGTTTGCGTGGAGTGGGGTGGAGACGCGTTAAATTGCGTCTGTACAAGTAGGGAAAAATTTTTTTCTTGTTTTCCCTGTTTCTTCTCTCTTTGATGTGTAAAAGGAATATAACCTCAGGTTTTTTGAATGGGGTAGTAGCAGGAATTAAACATCCCAGTTCTAAAATTGGTTATTCTGTGGATATTCTGGCAAACTACTCATGATTTATTGCTGATGTTATCTTTTATTGATTCTGCAAATCCCTGGTTGGTAGCAATAGGATTGAACACAATTTTATTAGGTTTAGTATGGATTGCGCCCAAACAGCTACTCACCCCAGCAGGTATATTTCACGCTTGGTTACTGGGAGTACTCATTTGGGTAACTCTCGGTTGGCAAGGATATTTAGTGGTGGTGTTCTATTTTTTAGTTGGTTCTGGTGTAACACGGATTGGTATGGCACAGAAGGAAGCAGCAGGAATAGCTGAAAAGCGTTCTGGAGCTAGAGGCCCGGAAAATGTTTGGGGTTCGGCTCTGACTGCGGCTTTGTGTGCCTTGGGCGTAGGGATTCTCAATTCGGGATTAGTCATACCCAGTATCCAGTCCCTAGTCCCTAATCCCCAGTTTCTACTGTTGTTAGGCTATGTGGCGAGCTTTAGTACTAAGCTTTCTGATACCACTGCTAGCGAAGTTGGTAAAGCCTACGGTAAACGCACCTTTTTGATTACTACACTCCAACCTGTATCTCGTGGTACAGAGGGAGCCGTGAGTTTAGAGGGAACAATAGCGGGTGTGCTGGCTTCGATTGCGATCGCTTGCGTAGGTTGGGCAGTTGGTTTGATAGATTTATTCGGAATAGGTTGGTGCATATTGGCAGCATTTATTGCTACCAATTTAGAAAGTGTCATTGGCGCAACGTTGCAATCTAAATATGACTGGCTCACCAATGAAGTAGTAAATATTTTCAATACATTAATCGGTGCGATCGCAGCCATGGTACTCGCCTTATTCTGGACAATAATTACTGCCTCATTCCCTGCCTAAATTCTTCCTAAAAAATTACAAGTAAATTTACATAACACTTTTGCGGTGTAATTTCCGTGTATCTATACAACGGTTAATATTTTCGATTGTCTAAGTTTTAATGTTGCCAATATATATTTTGTAATATATCAAACTTCCGCTGTTCTTTATCGGTTTAGTTCATGGAATCTTCATCATTTTTGACAGTAAATGACCAGCCAATTTTTATAAATCAAGCAGTAAAATATCTGCAAGCCTCTGGAAAATTAGCAAATTTCATTGGCGAGATTCTCCGTCAGTATGTGATTGCACAGGAAATGCAAACGCGAGATGATATCGAAATTAGTCCCGCTGTAACTGAACAGACAATCATCGATTTCCGCCTCAAAAATCAACTAAATGACCCCCAAACTTTTCAAGAATGGTTACAGAAAAA comes from the Nodularia sp. NIES-3585 genome and includes:
- a CDS encoding TIGR00297 family protein, which gives rise to MLSFIDSANPWLVAIGLNTILLGLVWIAPKQLLTPAGIFHAWLLGVLIWVTLGWQGYLVVVFYFLVGSGVTRIGMAQKEAAGIAEKRSGARGPENVWGSALTAALCALGVGILNSGLVIPSIQSLVPNPQFLLLLGYVASFSTKLSDTTASEVGKAYGKRTFLITTLQPVSRGTEGAVSLEGTIAGVLASIAIACVGWAVGLIDLFGIGWCILAAFIATNLESVIGATLQSKYDWLTNEVVNIFNTLIGAIAAMVLALFWTIITASFPA